The Scyliorhinus canicula chromosome 10, sScyCan1.1, whole genome shotgun sequence genomic interval TCATAATCCTTCAATTTATTGACCTTGTAGCCAGTGAATATTGGCACTGTAGGGAAATATTGGCCCTCTGAAATCGCAGTTTCAGAATTTAGTACAAATGGGGCCCATAAATGGCCAATAATATTCCTGTTCTTTTAATGAGTTGttgtttctcttcctgcacctagtggtgcacaaggcagactaTCATCTGTTCCCATAGCGAGGTATTTCAAGAACAGGTCGCCAGCCTGTCCCCAGAGGCTTATAGTTTGAAGAGCATCACTCCACATCAAGTATGGCTGACCAGCGGTCATTCTTTTCTTACCATCTGCTATtggcatgtgttggaaggattttgcaggttgatactcaaacCTGTTTGGCCATATTATGAAAGCATATAAAGTCATGGGATTGGGATCAAATCCAGAACTTCTGGCTTCACAAGGCCGAATGGTAGCATTGAAATATATTTTGGGAAATTGGGTTGTTTTGAGTATGGAGATATTCGAGAGTTTTATAATATTTACAAATCTTGTATTTCTGAAAATAATATTATGTTTATAGAATTTGTAATTTTCCTGTTTCTTTCTAGCCCGGCATAATTCCACATCAAGTGTGGCCTCCAATGGTTCATGCTGTTTGGAAATGACCATGGAACATGAAAAATCTCATcaaggtaatttaaaaaaaagagctaAAACAGAATTGTAAGTGTTTCCTTCTACTGTATTCTAGCTAATAATTGTTTTCTTCTCTGTCCTCAGGAGTTCTTCTTACATTGCAGAAATGTTTATGGTTAAAGAACTTCCTGAACTGTGAGGCAACTCATCACCCTGCTAACACTGAGTTATCTGCAGGAAGGTAAGGATTGAAGAAACTCTTAAGGGCATTTTGATTTTGGATGAAGGTATAAATCCGAAGTGATTTGTGTAATGAGTGGCTCATCATTATTACCTATAGTCATGGAAGTGCAGTTTCTGAGAGCTCAGTCATCTCAAGAATCTAAATAAATACAATATAACTGATACTTGTTAGCATGGGTCACGATCTAATGACAGTGTCATGCCCAACTCCCTGCGTGACGCGGCCGGCAAAGATTTACCTGGCTTGCCAGACCTTGCCAGATGTTATGGGATGTTGTGAgacattgcaatctggatcctgcccacaatgggcccaCTGCCAGGCTAGCATTGCCAAGGTACCCGGGTGGCATTTTGGCCATCTCGGGGGTTACCTACCCTTATAGGTATAGGGGAGGGGATTCAGAagctgcagttgggggggggtccagagatcgggccgccattttgctcATTAGTGCAGGATATGAGACTGAATGCGGTCTTGGTGATGTGTTCCTTGCCGAGGCCCTGAAATGATGCAGAGTCCCATTCGATTTCTTTATGTTCTTTGCTgggagcactgggaaacacccggctaaaatGCTCAACATGGGGCTCTGTTTCACCTCCGTTAAATAATACCAAAAACAAGGGGAAAGAATTTTAATCGGACAGGAACGGTTATTTCTGATAACAAAAAACGGGTTAAAGAGATATGGGCAGcaagtggggaggtggatttgagaccaggaagagatcagccatgatctgattgaatggcagagcaggctcgaagggctgaattgcgtGCTTCTGCTTGTCATTCCTAAATTATAAGAAAATCCATTCCCCACACCCACAAATTCTTGCACCCTGAATATTTCCTCACTGTTATACTGGAGAATATCACAAATATATTAATCAATCATAAGGGATTGAGATTATTATAGAACACAATTAAATGAACAAATCTTTTAAgcaaattaacttttttttttacagtggtcATCGTTGAGCAGCGATGATTCTTGGAACATTTGGTTTCTGTGGATTAGATCTTAATCTACAATATTTGGAATTGGCTCAGGGAATTGGGAGTGATTTACAGGGGAAAGTCTTTGAACAGCTGTGAAATAACCTGCCCATCTCGAGAAACAAGTTCCATCGACACTGTTGTCATTTAATAATTCTTCAACTGACCAAGATGATTTAACAAGAAGCACACCAATAATCTCAAAACATTTGTGTTTAGGTTTTGAGAAGAGGAAAACTAATTTCAAAAACTGTAAAAGTTTGTGGTGTTTTGGATTAAGTGAAATATGTTTTCAATATTTTGGCTCAATTCAGGGTGATTCCTGTGTAGTGTCGACACAAATGTTGAGATCATTTCAGGCATTGTATAATGTCTTCATGTAGAAATGTACTGGCAATGTCTTTCACATTATTTGATTTGATATTAATTCTTAATTTATTTGCTTCACACTGTTCCTGTATTAAGCATTGACTGTTCTTCAGTTGTCTAATAAGTGACATGAAACTGATTGAGGATGACCATATCTCATGATATACaagaaaatgtttttgttttgttttaccaTGTGGTGGAAACTAAGTAACATGACAATTATTGCAATGCTTTTACGCCACAAGCCACCATGGGATATGCAATTCTTTCTGTTAATTTTAGTGAAAATGTTGGCATGATTATGCAAGGTGGAAAATtcaattttgtgtgtgtgtgtttcttttGATGGGAGTAATTTCAACTCAAAGAGGTAGTTACGTTCTTGGATAGTGGCACACCAGATTTCAAAACTCAGAATGTAAAAGTACCAGCAAAACTGTTTGTCCTTTTGAATATGTTTGATCTGATCCCAATTAATCAAAGGAAAACCTGTGGATGGCAGGCTGATCACTGCTCCTAGATTATTGAGCATTTAATCGTGAAACTTACCGATGTGATACTCTGCTGAAATAATTATGGAACTATTTTTAATACTTTTTTAATAAtaaatgagttttttttttacCAACTTCTGTGACTCACCATCTTTTGTTACTCAAATGGGATCAAAGATTATATTTTGTTGAAAAGTCATTATCGATTCAGTGGTATGATTGGACTCCTTTCCTGTCATTTTGATGACTCTATTTCAAAACCATGGCATCGAATGGTCGAATGCTACAATATATAAACAGCAATTCAGTCCTTCAAATCTACAGAGGTTTTTTCCTTTCGTCACTCCTCATAACTTTCCAATATTCTTTTTCCATTAACTTTCTAATTGCCACTTAAAAGACTGTGGACACTGCTTcagaatgtgtgtctgtgtgctcaTATGTATAGCTTTGGTTCAGTTTCTTAGAATGATAGAATAACTACTGCACAAGTCATTTGACCAGTCTTATCTCTGCTGGATCACAGAAGGAGCAATTCATCTAGATCCACTCCTTGCCTTCTTCCCCATagcctgggctttattaatacaagagcaagaaggttatgttgaacttgtattagGCACGAGTTCAGCCTCAGCTggtgtattgcatccagttcagggcagcactttgggaaggatgggaAGGTGTTGGAGGGAGAGCTGGAAAGATTCATGATAATGGTTGCAGGAATGAGGAAATTCAGTTATGAAAATACGGTGGAGcccttttccttggagaaaagaaggctgagaggagacttgatagaggtatttaAAATTATTAGGAATCTGGAtagaatagatagggagaaacagtTCCTGCTCgtgaaaggattgagaacgaTAGAGAACAGATTGAAAATAATtgccaaaagaagcaaaagtaataagggggggggggagaattacaCGAGTGCCATGGGGGTGGCCCTGCTGCTTGCACATTACGTGCACTATGGGGAACTCCACCGGCTGTAGAAAAACAACACTATCCTTTAAATCAACACCTCTTTCCCTCTCGCCAAGGCCTGCCTGACTAGCCTTGACATGCTCACCAACTAACTGTTTCAAGGCCTCCAGCAATGTTCCTCCTCTCAGTTTCCAGCAGTACAGTCAGTGGACCCAACTcttggtggtgctgctggtatTAAAGAGCTACCAGGCTCCAGTTGGTCAACAGGTCTTGAAGGTGGGACATCATCCTGCAGAACCCAGGAACCCCAACAGCAGCCAGCATGCAGCTGATTAGGTTTAAACCCCATCAAGGCACCTGGGAATTG includes:
- the LOC119972504 gene encoding pancreatic progenitor cell differentiation and proliferation factor-like protein; its protein translation is MASVPSAGCLLAARNQYYRTRHNSTSSVASNGSCCLEMTMEHEKSHQGVLLTLQKCLWLKNFLNCEATHHPANTELSAGSGHR